The following proteins come from a genomic window of Iamia sp. SCSIO 61187:
- a CDS encoding ubiquitin-like small modifier protein 1, which produces MTVTVRVPTTLRTLTGGSAEVAVDGSTVAEVLDGLEGAHPGFKERLLDDGGQLRRFVNVFVADDDVRFLDGLATPVPDGETVAIIPAVAGG; this is translated from the coding sequence ATGACCGTCACCGTCCGAGTCCCCACCACCTTGCGCACCCTCACCGGGGGATCCGCCGAGGTGGCCGTCGACGGCAGCACCGTCGCCGAGGTCCTCGACGGTCTCGAGGGGGCCCACCCGGGCTTCAAGGAGCGCCTCCTCGACGACGGGGGTCAGCTCCGCCGCTTCGTCAACGTCTTCGTCGCCGACGACGACGTGCGCTTCCTCGACGGGCTGGCCACGCCCGTGCCCGACGGCGAGACCGTCGCCATCATCCCGGCGGTCGCGGGCGGCTGA
- a CDS encoding AI-2E family transporter, translating into MEERLARVGRTAWWIVGVVVVIALVGAVGWFFRVIFPPLILAGALVFLLNPIVNRLERRGLPRLLGTLAAFFIVLLLFAGVGAIVAPLVASQADELSERGPELRDDAEEWLNDLSERSEEDDWPFHVPSVQEIEDQADENSSGQDVGEQFETVREYAVQVFHVGIIFVIGPFLAFYLLVDLPDVRRRVEELIPDRSRVEVEFIAHRLNLAIGGFFRGQLAVAFIVGVMASIGLWAIGLPLWLVVGMIAGVFNMIPLIGPWVGAVPGIAVALATKDLRTAVLVAVVMVVVQQIDNHFITPTVMRRAVQLHPAAVMMALLAWGTIGGFFGLLLAVPLTASLKIVGGHLWRKWVVGVSIPGLDEPYPPDLAPGPGEVAHEEVRNDELPRAEAVEHGRARGRDRGEGDPSGVAGPDPTATMPSTP; encoded by the coding sequence ATGGAGGAGCGCCTCGCCCGGGTCGGCCGCACGGCCTGGTGGATCGTGGGCGTGGTCGTCGTCATCGCCCTCGTCGGCGCCGTCGGCTGGTTCTTCCGGGTGATCTTCCCGCCGCTGATCCTCGCCGGCGCCCTGGTCTTCCTCCTCAACCCCATCGTCAACCGGCTCGAGCGGCGCGGGCTGCCGCGGTTGCTCGGCACCCTGGCCGCCTTCTTCATCGTGCTGCTGCTGTTCGCCGGCGTCGGCGCCATCGTCGCCCCGCTCGTGGCCAGCCAGGCCGACGAGCTCTCCGAGCGGGGGCCGGAGCTCCGCGACGACGCCGAGGAGTGGCTCAACGACCTCTCCGAGCGCTCCGAGGAGGACGACTGGCCCTTCCACGTCCCGTCGGTGCAGGAGATCGAGGACCAGGCCGACGAGAACAGCTCGGGCCAGGACGTGGGCGAGCAGTTCGAGACCGTCCGCGAGTACGCGGTGCAGGTCTTCCACGTCGGGATCATCTTCGTGATCGGACCGTTCCTGGCCTTCTACCTCCTGGTCGACCTGCCCGACGTCCGGCGGCGGGTCGAGGAGCTGATCCCCGACCGGTCGCGGGTCGAGGTCGAGTTCATCGCCCACCGCCTCAACCTGGCCATCGGCGGGTTCTTCCGGGGCCAGCTGGCCGTCGCCTTCATCGTCGGCGTGATGGCCTCCATCGGGCTCTGGGCCATCGGCCTGCCCCTGTGGCTGGTCGTGGGCATGATCGCCGGGGTCTTCAACATGATCCCGCTGATCGGTCCGTGGGTCGGGGCCGTGCCCGGCATCGCGGTGGCGCTGGCCACCAAGGACCTCCGGACCGCGGTGCTCGTGGCCGTGGTGATGGTCGTCGTCCAGCAGATCGACAACCACTTCATCACGCCGACGGTCATGCGCCGGGCCGTCCAGCTGCACCCCGCCGCCGTGATGATGGCCCTCCTCGCGTGGGGGACCATCGGTGGGTTCTTCGGCCTCCTCCTCGCCGTGCCCCTGACCGCGTCGCTGAAGATCGTCGGCGGGCACCTCTGGCGCAAGTGGGTCGTGGGGGTGTCGATCCCGGGCCTCGACGAGCCCTACCCCCCGGACCTGGCCCCCGGGCCCGGCGAGGTGGCCCACGAGGAGGTGCGCAACGACGAGCTGCCGCGCGCCGAGGCGGTCGAGCACGGGAGGGCCCGCGGCCGCGACCGTGGCGAGGGCGACCCCAGCGGGGTGGCCGGGCCGGACCCCACCGCTACCATGCCGTCCACACCGTGA
- a CDS encoding glycerate kinase, translated as MRVVAAPDKFRGTASAAEVAAAVGRAARAAGWDCDEVPMADGGEGTLDALGGPNRTTLVTGPLGDPVEAAWRLHRGTAVIESARASGIALLGGAEENDPISASTYGTGELIAQAVELGARRVIVAVGGSATTDGGLGALRALHPVQRLRGIDIQVATDVRTRFVDAAEHFAPQKGATPAQVELLRRRLTRLAQVYEEDHGVDVRPLPGGGAAGGLAGGLAAVGATIVPGFDLVADELGLDELLEGADLAVTGEGFLDAQSFEGKVVGGVAELAGALDVPVLAVAGEVYDGVGDRIRAVSLTARAGADRSRAEAAALVEAVVAEHLATMG; from the coding sequence ATGCGCGTCGTGGCCGCCCCCGACAAGTTCCGCGGCACGGCCTCGGCCGCCGAGGTCGCCGCCGCCGTCGGGCGGGCCGCCCGCGCCGCCGGCTGGGACTGCGACGAGGTGCCGATGGCCGACGGCGGCGAGGGCACGCTGGACGCCCTGGGCGGCCCCAACCGCACGACCCTCGTCACGGGGCCGTTGGGCGACCCGGTCGAGGCGGCGTGGCGGCTCCACCGGGGCACGGCGGTCATCGAGTCGGCCCGGGCGTCGGGCATCGCCCTGCTCGGCGGGGCCGAGGAGAACGACCCGATCTCGGCGTCGACCTACGGCACCGGCGAGCTGATCGCCCAGGCCGTCGAGCTCGGGGCGCGCCGGGTGATCGTGGCCGTGGGCGGGTCGGCGACCACCGACGGCGGGCTCGGGGCCCTCCGCGCCCTCCACCCGGTCCAGCGGCTGCGGGGGATCGACATCCAGGTCGCCACCGACGTCCGCACCCGCTTCGTCGACGCCGCCGAGCACTTCGCCCCCCAGAAGGGGGCCACGCCCGCCCAGGTCGAGCTGCTGCGGCGCCGGCTCACCCGGTTGGCCCAGGTGTACGAGGAGGACCACGGCGTCGACGTCCGCCCCCTCCCAGGCGGCGGGGCCGCCGGCGGGCTCGCCGGCGGGCTGGCGGCCGTCGGGGCGACGATCGTCCCCGGCTTCGACCTGGTGGCCGACGAGCTCGGCCTCGACGAGCTGCTCGAGGGCGCCGACCTGGCCGTCACGGGCGAGGGGTTCCTCGACGCCCAGTCCTTCGAGGGCAAGGTCGTCGGTGGCGTGGCCGAGCTGGCCGGCGCCCTCGACGTCCCGGTGCTGGCGGTGGCCGGTGAGGTCTACGACGGGGTCGGCGACCGCATCCGCGCCGTGTCGCTCACCGCCCGCGCCGGCGCCGACCGGTCGCGGGCCGAGGCCGCCGCGCTGGTCGAGGCGGTCGTGGCCGAGCACCTCGCCACCATGGGCTGA